The following coding sequences are from one Musa acuminata AAA Group cultivar baxijiao chromosome BXJ2-4, Cavendish_Baxijiao_AAA, whole genome shotgun sequence window:
- the LOC103980864 gene encoding uncharacterized protein LOC103980864: MELSLPRPPALPRNTSCTKIFLQIREKGLLRQLNPLKATHKDRSKYCRFHWDYVHDTEDCHDLQNQINELIRRGHLRRYLKELGEATPSPRGPFERQIDVITGGPTTGGSNSIARKAYAHSIVEKRPRPKFEPSHHDNALVISIRIANAWVKTIMVDTGSSANVLYLNTFKKLSLSNEDLTPMNLALAGFTRDSISPLETTVLLVTIGEEPKAKMTMTTFTVVDLPSAYNVILDHLALNKLKAVVSTYHQAIKFSTLVGVKESRRDPVESTLQLLLSRRGHAPIKSQIPVKEPRPQCTSSPLTNSPRCP; this comes from the coding sequence ATGGAGCTGTCACTCCCGAGGCCCCCAGCTCTGCCTCGGAACACATCTTGTACCAAGATCTTTCTCCAGATCAGGGAAAAAGGTCTCTTACGACAACTAAATCCCCTAAAGGCTACTCACAAGGATCGATCTAAATATTGTAGGTTCCATTGGGACTACGTCCATGACACAGAGGACTGCCACGACCTTCAAAATCAAATCAATGAGCTAATCCGAAGAGGTCACCTCAGGCGCTACCTCAAGGAACTAGGAGAAGCAACTCCAAGCCCCAGGGGACCTTTTGAGAGGCAGATCGATGTCATTACTGGTGGACCGACTACCGGTGGTAGCAACTCGATAGCAAGGAAGGCCTACGCCCACAGCATAGTGGAGAAACGCCCCCGACCTAAGTTCGAGCCCTCCCACCATGACAACGCTTTGGTAATCTCCATCCGGATTGCCAACGCTTGGGTCAAAACAATAATGGTTGACACCGGGAGCTCTGCCAACGTGTTGTACCTTAACACCTTCAAGAAGCTCAGCTTAAGCAATGAAGACCTCACCCCCATGAACTTGGCGCTCGCCGGATTCACCAGAgattccatctccccgctcgAGACCACCGTCCTCCTCGTTACTATCGGGGAAGAGCCAAAAGCCAAGATGACAATGACTACATTCACAGTAGTCGATCTACCTtcggcctacaacgtcatcctcgaCCACCTGGCCCTCAACAAATTGAAAGCGGTAGTTTCCACCTACCACCAGGCCATCAAATTTTCAACTTTGGTAGGAGTCAAGGAATCCCGAAGAGATCCAGTAGAATCTACCTTACAGCTGTTACTCTCCCGGAGAGGTCATGCACCTATCAAGTCCCAGATCCCCGTGAAGGAGCCGCGACCCCAATGCACCTCGAGCCCCCTGACTAACTCACCGAGGTGCCCTTGA
- the LOC135610602 gene encoding 2-methylpropanoate--CoA ligase CCL4-like, whose protein sequence is MTSYPRRTTRRRWMDFDSFLLRLTIPVCSPINPTRRRSPPSTKKEQRNAMDGLGPNAANSCPVTPLEFLERTATVYGDCPSLVYNRTAFTWSQTLRRCLRLASALSSLGISPGDVVSVLAPNVPAMYEMHFGVPMSGAVLNTVNLRLDARTISILLRHSASKLVFVDVLSCPLLDDVLRLFPASAERPRVVIIEDPYEDAPPPQSSALTYEKLLETGDPEFRWVRPRSEWDPMVLNYTSGTTSAPKGVVHCHRGLFFITIDSLIDWSVPRRPTYLWTLPMFHANGWSYPWGIAAAGGVNVCLRRFDAAAIYAAIETHRVTHMCGAPVVLNMLANAPDSARRPLHGPVQVLTAGAPPPAAVLDRTEALGFAVSHGYGLTETAGLAVSCAWKGQWDRLPASERARLKARQGVRCLAMTAADVIDGDTGESVKRDGNTMGEIVLRGACVMLGYLKDPEATAKAVRADGWFYTGDVGVMHADGYIEIKDRSKDVIISGGENLSSVEVESILYGHPAVNEAAVVARPDEFWGETPCAFVSLKEEASAAPPTESEVIAWCRERMPRYMVPKTVVFPAELPKTSTGKIQKYVLREMAKKMGSAARPSRM, encoded by the exons ATGACAAGCTATCCCCGAAGAACTACTAGAAGAAGATGGATGGACTTTGACTCATTCCTGCTGAGGTTAACAATCCCAGTCTGCTCTCCGATAAATCCAACCCGGAGGAGATCGCCCCCTTCCACCAAAAAAGAGCAGCGGAACGCCATGGATGGGTTGGGCCCCAACGCCGCCAACAGCTGCCCCGTCACGCCGCTCGAGTTCCTCGAGCGCACCGCCACCGTCTACGGTGACTGCCCCTCCCTCGTCTACAACCGCACCGCCTTCACCTGGTCGCAGACCCTCCGCCGCTGCCTCCGCCTCGCCTCCGCCCTCTCCTCCCTCGGCATCTCCCCCGGCGATGTG GTATCGGTGCTCGCCCCCAACGTTCCGGCCATGTACGAGATGCACTTCGGCGTGCCGATGAGCGGCGCCGTCCTCAACACCGTAAACCTCCGCCTCGACGCCCGCACCATCTCCATCCTCCTCCGCCACAGCGCCTCCAAGCTCGTCTTCGTCGACGTCCTCTCCTGCCCCCTCCTCGACGACGTCCTCCGACTCTTCCCCGCCTCCGCCGAGCGCCCTCGGGTCGTCATCATCGAGGATCCCTACGAGGACGCGCCGCCGCCACAGAGCTCCGCCCTCACGTACGAGAAGCTCCTCGAGACGGGGGACCCGGAGTTCCGGTGGGTCCGTCCCCGCAGCGAGTGGGACCCTATGGTCCTTAACTACACGTCCGGAACCACCTCCGCCCCCAAGGGGGTGGTTCACTGCCACCGCGGCCTCTTCTTCATCACCATCGACTCCCTCATCGACTGGTCCGTGCCGAGGCGGCCCACCTACCTTTGGACGCTCCCCATGTTCCACGCCAACGGGTGGAGCTACCCCTGGGGCATCGCTGCCGCCGGCGGCGTCAACGTCTGCCTCCGCCGCTTCGACGCCGCCGCCATCTACGCCGCAATCGAGACCCACCGGGTGACCCACATGTGCGGCGCGCCCGTGGTCCTCAACATGCTCGCCAACGCCCCGGACTCCGCCCGTCGCCCGCTCCACGGCCCGGTCCAGGTCCTCACCGCCGGGGCGCCGCCCCCCGCCGCGGTGCTCGACCGCACGGAGGCGCTCGGCTTCGCCGTCAGCCACGGGTACGGCCTGACGGAGACGGCGGGGCTGGCGGTCTCCTGCGCGTGGAAGGGGCAGTGGGACCGGCTCCCGGCGTCGGAGCGCGCGCGGCTGAAGGCGCGGCAGGGCGTGCGCTGCCTGGCGATGACGGCCGCCGACGTGATCGACGGCGACACGGGGGAGAGCGTGAAGAGGGACGGGAACACCATGGGGGAGATCGTGCTGCGCGGCGCCTGCGTGATGCTGGGCTACCTCAAGGACCCGGAGGCGACGGCGAAGGCGGTGCGCGCGGACGGGTGGTTCTACACGGGGGACGTCGGCGTCATGCACGCCGACGGCTACATCGAGATCAAGGACCGGTCCAAGGACGTGATCATCAGCGGCGGGGAGAACCTGAGCAGCGTGGAGGTGGAGTCCATCCTGTACGGCCACCCAGCGGTGAACgaggcggcggtggtggcgcgACCGGACGAGTTCTGGGGGGAGACGCCGTGCGCGTTCGTCAGCCTGAAGGAGGAAGCGTCGGCGGCGCCACCGACGGAGAGCGAGGTGATCGCGTGGTGCCGAGAGCGTATGCCGCGCTACATGGTGCCGAAGACGGTGGTGTTCCCGGCGGAGCTGCCGAAGACGTCGACGGGGAAGATACAGAAGTACGTGCTGAGGGAGATGGCCAAGAAGATGGGCTCCGCCGCTCGGCCGAGTCGAATGTAG
- the LOC135610603 gene encoding small ribosomal subunit protein mS78 (rPPR3a)-like, with product MRAGTREEAEKPITGREPSCLCAFLDGDQFLAKMAATLRRTLRSPLFRCRLSPLSTTTSADDPKPSSSPSDTTSAAKSAVRLESDPDRLAALFEAAARHPSFYGDRPIYHISIRKLARHRRPDLIERLLEGAMSDPKAPKSEGFLLRLLSLYADAGMLDHAVRTFDAMPGLGCRRSERSLCALLSAFLKNGRVDRLQEAFDRAPGEFGVTPGVASYNVLLKALCVSGEVDRARSLLDEMPERGIEPDIICHDTVLDGYLKKGDHAGFDKVLEEISRKNLSPDTGTYNCRIAALCAKSNSLEAAELLEEMKANGIQPDRISFNILIDGFREEGNMDSAMKVFERMKAVKRPDGGAMSPNFKTYIVLLQGLVEKAEFDEAVEICRECLERKWPPPLETVRGLLDGLTKSSRVEEAKDVMARMRKAIRGDARDAWREIEAAVSLGEAPK from the coding sequence ATGCGCGCGGGCACACGCGAAGAGGCCGAGAAACCTATCACTGGGAGAGAGCCTTCGTGTTTATGCGCTTTCCTCGACGGTGACCAGTTCTTGGCCAAAATGGCGGCGACACTTCGTCGAACGCTCAGATCCCCACTCTTCCGCTGCCGCCTCTCCCCACTCTCCACTACCACCTCGGCCGATGACCCCAAGCCCAGCTCCTCCCCGTCTGACACCACCTCTGCCGCTAAGTCGGCCGTCCGCTTGGAGTCCGACCCGGACCGTCTCGCAGCCCTCTTCGAGGCCGCCGCCCGCCACCCTTCCTTCTACGGCGACCGCCCCATCTACCATATCTCGATCCGTAAGCTCGCCCGCCACCGCCGCCCCGACCTCATCGAGCGCCTCCTCGAGGGCGCTATGTCGGATCCCAAAGCCCCCAAGTCGGAGGGCTTCCTCCTCCGCCTGCTCTCCCTCTATGCCGACGCCGGCATGCTCGACCACGCCGTCCGCACCTTCGATGCCATGCCTGGACTCGGATGCCGGCGCTCCGAGCGCTCACTCTGCGCCCTCCTGTCGGCCTTCCTCAAGAACGGCCGCGTCGACCGCCTTCAGGAGGCCTTCGATCGCGCCCCCGGAGAGTTCGGCGTCACTCCGGGCGTCGCCTCGTACAATGTCCTGCTGAAAGCTCTCTGTGTTAGCGGCGAAGTCGACAGAGCACGCTCCTTGCTCGATGAAATGCCCGAAAGGGGCATCGAGCCCGACATCATCTGCCACGACACGGTCTTGGATGGTTATCTAAAGAAAGGCGACCACGCCGGATTCGATAAGGTTCTCGAGGAGATCAGCAGGAAGAATCTTAGCCCAGACACCGGCACTTACAATTGTAGGATCGCGGCGCTCTGTGCGAAAAGCAACAGCTTAGAGGCGGCGGAGTTGTTGGAGGAGATGAAAGCAAACGGAATCCAGCCGGATCGGATCAGCTTCAACATCTTGATCGACGGGTTCCGCGAGGAAGGAAACATGGACTCGGCTATGAAGGTTTTCGAGAGAATGAAGGCTGTCAAGAGGCCGGACGGCGGTGCAATGTCGCCCAACTTCAAGACCTACATTGTGTTGCTGCAGGGTCTGGTGGAGAAGGCGGAGTTCGACGAGGCAGTGGAGATCTGCAGGGAGTGTTTGGAGAGGAAATGGCCGCCGCCGTTGGAGACGGTGAGAGGACTGCTGGATGGATTGACGAAGAGTTCGCGTGTGGAGGAGGCAAAGGATGTGATGGCGAGGATGAGGAAGGCGATCAGGGGCGACGCGAGAGACGCTTGGAGGGAGATCGAAGCGGCGGTGTCTCTCGGTGAGGCTCCAAAATAA
- the LOC135610605 gene encoding protein BPS1, chloroplastic-like, whose product MFLVQKNSLHRFPFLPSSPPKSPPASLARPFEDALAARLLSLLPLPDSSPSLALSWLARAVRLLALTLSDAAALLPDATSSSDRDAVAAYLDSGVALLDACNAASAEVDRLLRRRLHLRFALHLLSSSDEGRNPEKLSRARGSLSEWRSSSPRPTGDLARSLAPAQPPRGKLSAVRRAIYAVEAVSYLLSGVLASALGGGDVAALVPADLPWANEYRKVAAAVSHKLAGDRAPAELKAVESAVKKMTDVMDGIQSNGDGDDAESLRKAVEATEKATGELTESLDALSGAVNELFRSALALRNTALHGFRAGPAGCK is encoded by the coding sequence ATGTTTCTTGTGCAGAAGAACTCGCTTCACCGTTTCCCTTTCCTCCCCTCTTCTCCCCCCAAATCTCCGCCTGCCTCCTTGGCACGACCCTTCGAGGACGCCCTCGCCGCCCGCCTCCTCTCGCTCCTCCCCCTCCCCGACTCCTCCCCGTCCCTCGCCCTCTCCTGGCTCGCCCGCGCCGTGCGTCTCCTCGCCCTCACCCTCTCCGATGCCGCCGCCTTGCTCCCTgacgccacctcctcctccgacCGCGACGCCGTCGCCGCATACCTCGACTCCGGCGTCGCCCTTCTCGACGCCTGCAACGCCGCCTCCGCCGAGGTCGACCGCCTCCTCCGCCGTCGCCTCCACCTCCGCTTCGCcctccacctcctctcctcttccgACGAGGGCCGGAACCCGGAGAAGCTAAGCCGGGCGAGGGGCTCCTTGTCCGAGTGGCGGAGCTCCTCTCCCCGCCCGACCGGCGACTTGGCCCGGTCCCTCGCGCCCGCCCAGCCCCCCCGTGGCAAGCTCTCCGCCGTCCGTAGGGCGATCTACGCCGTGGAGGCCGTCTCCTACCTGCTATCCGGCGTCCTCGCGTCCGCCCTCGGCGGCGGGGACGTCGCCGCTCTCGTCCCCGCCGACCTCCCGTGGGCGAACGAATACCGCAAGGTGGCCGCGGCGGTCTCCCACAAGCTAGCCGGCGACCGCGCCCCCGCCGAGTTGAAGGCGGTGGAATCGGCGGTCAAAAAGATGACGGACGTCATGGATGGGATCCAATCAAACGGTGACGGAGACGACGCCGAAAGCTTACGGAAAGCGGTCGAAGCGACGGAGAAAGCGACAGGCGAGTTGACGGAGTCGTTGGACGCCTTATCAGGCGCCGTCAACGAGCTGTTCCGTTCCGCGTTGGCGTTGAGGAACACGGCGTTACATGGCTTCCGTGCCGGTCCGGCGGGATGTAAATAG
- the LOC103979850 gene encoding uncharacterized protein LOC103979850 isoform X3, translating into MSGWVGVPSPHSRSFLRGCHAKGAAVAIAGWTVDAPNLFVIMSGLSVCRPNRGNVVARTLQQNRATHDDGDRQNTASWFENYIISKTINGARTLPVPPKDTTRVATVRGHSRGEEMAASAKTLAELLRPLSPSTKIQISKSSFSARTPEQKKTTETNKAQARSKRDLRICTDIIEKSRDSAEKMEYAKLEELLVEETWLEALEGELQKPYAKNLCRFVEREMRGSVPIYPPPHLIFDALHRTPFHQVKAVIIGQDPYHGPGQAMGLAFSVPEGIKVPSSLVNIFKELRQDVGCSLPSHGNLERWAVQGVLLLNAVLTEENRSCFPPLGEFCASKIKIDRRVKASYPKSSSSIWSFSQQRVLRMQAFLSDEPDTGET; encoded by the exons ATGAGTGGGTGGGTGGGTGTTCCGAGTCCACACTCAAGATCCTTCTTGCGTGGATGTCACGCAAAGGGAGCGGCGGTCGCCATCGCGGGATGGACGGTCGATGCCCCCAACCTGTTCGTCATAATGTCTGGTTTGTCTGTGTGCAGACCAAACCGTGGGAACGTGGTTGCCCGCACGCTTCAACAGAATCGTGCGACGCATGACGACGGAGACCGCCAGAATACGGCAAGCTGGTTTGAAAATTATATTATCTCAAAAACCATTAATGGT GCACGGACTTTGCCGGTCCCGCCAAAAGACACGACACGAGTCGCGACTGTGCGCGGGCACTCGAGGGGAGAAGAAATGGCCGCCTCCGCCAAAACCCTAGCGGAGCTCCTCCGTCCCCTCTCCCCCTCGACCAAAATCCAGATCTCCAAGTCCTCCTTCTCTGCCCGGACTCCCGAGCAGAAGAAGACGACCGAGACCAACAAAGCCCAGGCGCGATCGAAGCGGGACCTCCGGATCTGCACCGACATAATCGAGAAATCGAGAG ATTCAGCCGAAAAGATGGAGTACGCGAAGCTGGAGGAGCTTTTGGTGGAGGAGACGTGGTTGGAGGCTCTCGAGGGGGAGCTCCAGAAACCGTACGCGAAGAACCTGTGCAGGTTCGTGGAGAGGGAGATGCGTGGGAGCGTCCCGATCTACCCTCCGCCGCACCTTATATTCGATGCTCTCCACCGGACGCCTTTCCATCAAGTGAAGGCAGTGATCATTGGGCAG GATCCTTATCATGGACCTGGTCAAGCCATGGGTCTTGCTTTCTCGGTGCCGGAGGGTATCAAGGTTCCTTCCAGTTTAGTCAACATATTTAAGGAACTCAGGCAGGATGTTGGGTGTTCTTTGCCATCGCATGGAAATTTAGAGAGATGGGCTGTGCAG GGGGTTCTTCTGCTGAATGCTGTCCTCACCG AAGAAAACAGGAGTTGTTTTCCTCCTCTGGGGGAATTCTGCGCAAGCAAAATCAAG ATTGATCGACGAGTCAAAGCATCATATCCTAAGAGCAGCTCATCCATCTGGTCTTTCAGCCAACAGAGGGTTCTTCGGATGCAG GCATTTCTCTCAGACGAACCAGATACTGGAGAAACTTAA
- the LOC103979850 gene encoding uracil-DNA glycosylase, mitochondrial isoform X1 → MSGWVGVPSPHSRSFLRGCHAKGAAVAIAGWTVDAPNLFVIMSGLSVCRPNRGNVVARTLQQNRATHDDGDRQNTASWFENYIISKTINGARTLPVPPKDTTRVATVRGHSRGEEMAASAKTLAELLRPLSPSTKIQISKSSFSARTPEQKKTTETNKAQARSKRDLRICTDIIEKSRDSAEKMEYAKLEELLVEETWLEALEGELQKPYAKNLCRFVEREMRGSVPIYPPPHLIFDALHRTPFHQVKAVIIGQDPYHGPGQAMGLAFSVPEGIKVPSSLVNIFKELRQDVGCSLPSHGNLERWAVQGVLLLNAVLTVRKHQANSHAKKGWEPFTDAIIQIISQKKTGVVFLLWGNSAQAKSRLIDESKHHILRAAHPSGLSANRGFFGCRHFSQTNQILEKLNLSPIDWQL, encoded by the exons ATGAGTGGGTGGGTGGGTGTTCCGAGTCCACACTCAAGATCCTTCTTGCGTGGATGTCACGCAAAGGGAGCGGCGGTCGCCATCGCGGGATGGACGGTCGATGCCCCCAACCTGTTCGTCATAATGTCTGGTTTGTCTGTGTGCAGACCAAACCGTGGGAACGTGGTTGCCCGCACGCTTCAACAGAATCGTGCGACGCATGACGACGGAGACCGCCAGAATACGGCAAGCTGGTTTGAAAATTATATTATCTCAAAAACCATTAATGGT GCACGGACTTTGCCGGTCCCGCCAAAAGACACGACACGAGTCGCGACTGTGCGCGGGCACTCGAGGGGAGAAGAAATGGCCGCCTCCGCCAAAACCCTAGCGGAGCTCCTCCGTCCCCTCTCCCCCTCGACCAAAATCCAGATCTCCAAGTCCTCCTTCTCTGCCCGGACTCCCGAGCAGAAGAAGACGACCGAGACCAACAAAGCCCAGGCGCGATCGAAGCGGGACCTCCGGATCTGCACCGACATAATCGAGAAATCGAGAG ATTCAGCCGAAAAGATGGAGTACGCGAAGCTGGAGGAGCTTTTGGTGGAGGAGACGTGGTTGGAGGCTCTCGAGGGGGAGCTCCAGAAACCGTACGCGAAGAACCTGTGCAGGTTCGTGGAGAGGGAGATGCGTGGGAGCGTCCCGATCTACCCTCCGCCGCACCTTATATTCGATGCTCTCCACCGGACGCCTTTCCATCAAGTGAAGGCAGTGATCATTGGGCAG GATCCTTATCATGGACCTGGTCAAGCCATGGGTCTTGCTTTCTCGGTGCCGGAGGGTATCAAGGTTCCTTCCAGTTTAGTCAACATATTTAAGGAACTCAGGCAGGATGTTGGGTGTTCTTTGCCATCGCATGGAAATTTAGAGAGATGGGCTGTGCAG GGGGTTCTTCTGCTGAATGCTGTCCTCACCG TTAGGAAACATCAGGCTAATTCACATGCTAAAAAAGGATGGGAGCCGTTTACTGATGCTATTATTCAAATAATTTCACAGAAGAAAACAGGAGTTGTTTTCCTCCTCTGGGGGAATTCTGCGCAAGCAAAATCAAG ATTGATCGACGAGTCAAAGCATCATATCCTAAGAGCAGCTCATCCATCTGGTCTTTCAGCCAACAGAGGGTTCTTCGGATGCAG GCATTTCTCTCAGACGAACCAGATACTGGAGAAACTTAACCTTTCTCCCATAGATTGGCAACTCTGA
- the LOC103979850 gene encoding uracil-DNA glycosylase, mitochondrial isoform X2, with product MSGWVGVPSPHSRSFLRGCHAKGAAVAIAGWTVDAPNLFVIMSGLSVCRPNRGNVVARTLQQNRATHDDGDRQNTASWFENYIISKTINGARTLPVPPKDTTRVATVRGHSRGEEMAASAKTLAELLRPLSPSTKIQISKSSFSARTPEQKKTTETNKAQARSKRDLRICTDIIEKSRAEKMEYAKLEELLVEETWLEALEGELQKPYAKNLCRFVEREMRGSVPIYPPPHLIFDALHRTPFHQVKAVIIGQDPYHGPGQAMGLAFSVPEGIKVPSSLVNIFKELRQDVGCSLPSHGNLERWAVQGVLLLNAVLTVRKHQANSHAKKGWEPFTDAIIQIISQKKTGVVFLLWGNSAQAKSRLIDESKHHILRAAHPSGLSANRGFFGCRHFSQTNQILEKLNLSPIDWQL from the exons ATGAGTGGGTGGGTGGGTGTTCCGAGTCCACACTCAAGATCCTTCTTGCGTGGATGTCACGCAAAGGGAGCGGCGGTCGCCATCGCGGGATGGACGGTCGATGCCCCCAACCTGTTCGTCATAATGTCTGGTTTGTCTGTGTGCAGACCAAACCGTGGGAACGTGGTTGCCCGCACGCTTCAACAGAATCGTGCGACGCATGACGACGGAGACCGCCAGAATACGGCAAGCTGGTTTGAAAATTATATTATCTCAAAAACCATTAATGGT GCACGGACTTTGCCGGTCCCGCCAAAAGACACGACACGAGTCGCGACTGTGCGCGGGCACTCGAGGGGAGAAGAAATGGCCGCCTCCGCCAAAACCCTAGCGGAGCTCCTCCGTCCCCTCTCCCCCTCGACCAAAATCCAGATCTCCAAGTCCTCCTTCTCTGCCCGGACTCCCGAGCAGAAGAAGACGACCGAGACCAACAAAGCCCAGGCGCGATCGAAGCGGGACCTCCGGATCTGCACCGACATAATCGAGAAATCGAGAG CCGAAAAGATGGAGTACGCGAAGCTGGAGGAGCTTTTGGTGGAGGAGACGTGGTTGGAGGCTCTCGAGGGGGAGCTCCAGAAACCGTACGCGAAGAACCTGTGCAGGTTCGTGGAGAGGGAGATGCGTGGGAGCGTCCCGATCTACCCTCCGCCGCACCTTATATTCGATGCTCTCCACCGGACGCCTTTCCATCAAGTGAAGGCAGTGATCATTGGGCAG GATCCTTATCATGGACCTGGTCAAGCCATGGGTCTTGCTTTCTCGGTGCCGGAGGGTATCAAGGTTCCTTCCAGTTTAGTCAACATATTTAAGGAACTCAGGCAGGATGTTGGGTGTTCTTTGCCATCGCATGGAAATTTAGAGAGATGGGCTGTGCAG GGGGTTCTTCTGCTGAATGCTGTCCTCACCG TTAGGAAACATCAGGCTAATTCACATGCTAAAAAAGGATGGGAGCCGTTTACTGATGCTATTATTCAAATAATTTCACAGAAGAAAACAGGAGTTGTTTTCCTCCTCTGGGGGAATTCTGCGCAAGCAAAATCAAG ATTGATCGACGAGTCAAAGCATCATATCCTAAGAGCAGCTCATCCATCTGGTCTTTCAGCCAACAGAGGGTTCTTCGGATGCAG GCATTTCTCTCAGACGAACCAGATACTGGAGAAACTTAACCTTTCTCCCATAGATTGGCAACTCTGA
- the LOC135610604 gene encoding pentatricopeptide repeat-containing protein At5g66520-like: MYRKYVYKQISLSNGYQREMLLSLTKYVKSDLRTLSFLRHPRLSMREAKRIHAHLLVTGTISDPYVAGKLVAFCAVSDRGDLDYAGLVFRCLPCRSAFLWNTMIRAHVERGRPADALRLYYQMFAAGFLPNNYTFSFLLRACLDRDSLSDGRKFHAMIVGLGWESYDFVQNGLIHMYSYCGCVDSARKLFDCSSNRDVISWTAMLSGYAKLGKLDAARELFDRMPERNAVSWSAMITMYAQFGRFKEALEVFSEMQLARVQPNHAGIVGALSACGSLGALDQGKWIHVFAERNGMELDKILGTALIDMYAKCGCVSNALEVFHSMPERDVYAYTAMISGLSNSRHIEEAMDLFSRMEEEGVRPNEVTFICVLSACGRMGLVDRGREIFESMEGVYKIKPGVEHHGCLVDLLGRAGLIEEAKKVVREMPMEPDSYVLGALLNACSMHGEAELGRETVESLKKLGLDHSGVHVLMSNMCASADRWEDVARVRREMEMRKVMKVPGCSMIEVDGVACEFIAGDRSHAQMKEILVAIKRIDMQLRSFGDDTFAIEFEQNP, from the coding sequence ATGTATAGGAAATATGTGTATAAACAAATCTCTCTCTCCAACGGCTACCAAAGGGAGATGCTACTTTCGTTGACCAAATACGTCAAGTCCGACCTCCGAACCCTCTCCTTCCTCCGCCACCCCCGCCTCTCCATGCGCGAAGCCAAGCGAATCCACGCCCACCTCCTCGTCACCGGCACCATCTCCGACCCCTACGTCGCCGGCAAGCTCGTCGCCTTCTGCGCCGTCTCCGACCGCGGCGACCTCGACTACGCGGGCCTCGTCTTCCGCTGCCTCCCCTGCCGCTCCGCGTTCCTCTGGAACACCATGATCCGAGCCCACGTCGAGAGGGGGCGTCCCGCCGACGCCCTCCGCCTTTATTACCAGATGTTTGCCGCCGGCTTCCTGCCCAACAACTACACCTTCTCGTTCCTGCTCCGCGCCTGCCTCGACCGCGATTCCTTGTCGGACGGCCGCAAGTTCCACGCCATGATCGTAGGGCTGGGTTGGGAGTCGTACGATTTCGTTCAGAACGGGCTGATTCATATGTACTCTTATTGCGGCTGCGTCGACTCCGCCCGCAAGCTGTTCGACTGTAGCTCCAACAGAGACGTCATTTCGTGGACTGCGATGCTGAGTGGGTACGCTAAGTTGGGAAAATTGGATGCTGCTCGCGAGCTGTTCGATCGGATGCCTGAAAGAAATGCAGTTTCTTGGAGTGCTATGATCACTATGTATGCCCAATTCGGGAGATTCAAAGAAGCGCTGGAAGTCTTCAGCGAGATGCAGCTTGCCAGGGTGCAGCCTAATCATGCGGGCATCGTTGGTGCTCTGTCCGCCTGCGGTTCTCTCGGGGCTTTGGACCAGGGGAAGTGGATTCATGTGTTTGCAGAAAGGAATGGAATGGAGTTGGACAAAATCCTAGGAACTGCATTGATCGATATGTATGCCAAATGTGGATGTGTCAGTAATGCCTTGGAAGTCTTTCATTCGATGCCCGAGAGAGATGTGTATGCATACACAGCAATGATCTCAGGTTTATCGAACAGTAGGCACATCGAGGAGGCGATGGATCTATTCAGCAGAATGGAAGAGGAAGGAGTGAGGCCGAACGAGGTCACTTTTATCTGTGTCCTAAGTGCATGTGGACGAATGGGTCTGGTAGACAGAGGGAGGGAGATCTTTGAGAGTATGGAGGGGGTCTACAAGATCAAGCCTGGAGTAGAGCACCATGGGTGCTTGGTGGATCTCTTGGGCAGAGCAGGACTCATCGAGGAAGCAAAGAAGGTGGTGAGAGAGATGCCTATGGAACCAGACTCATATGTGTTGGGTGCCTTGTTAAATGCGTGTAGCATGCATGGAGAGGCAGAACTAGGGAGGGAAACTGTCGAGAGCTTAAAGAAGCTGGGCCTTGATCACAGTGGAGTGCATGTGTTGATGTCAAACATGTGTGCCTCAGCTGATAGGTGGGAGGATGTTGCTAGGGTGAGGAGGGAAATGGAGATGAGGAAGGTGATGAAAGTGCCAGGTTGTAGCATGATTGAGGTCGATGGTGTAGCTTGTGAATTTATTGCCGGAGACAGATCTCACGCACAGATGAAGGAAATTTTGGTGGCGATAAAGCGGATCGACATGCAACTTCGGTCTTTTGGTGATGATACTTTTGCGATAGAATTTGAACAGAATCCTTAG